The region atatcaatgatgatgattctttgAGGGATTATTTGAATGCGCCAGAAGAATTAAAACATTTAGTCGCCCTTAATGTTCTTGAAATatatgttgaaaagatacccCGAGAGGTCTCGCAAGAACAGCCTAGTCAAGCTAACACGTATGGAGATTTTAGTTCTTACAGGGGTACTTTGAGTGGCCAGGTGCCTCTGGAAAATCTTACCCAAAAATTAAATCAAACTTGGTAAATATgcattcttatattattattttgtgcagtagcacgtgtttattgtatgtattggtaaataaccatttttaaatctttgtagGGGTTTATAGACCTGATACGAGTAATATTGGGCAATCATCTCAATTTAGTGGAGCAACTCATTATTATCATAACTCTCAGTTCAGTGGAGctgattattataatatttctcAGTTCGGTTTTGTCGAtatattataataattttttgtcaaatatgtcACATATTATTATCAAAACTCACCATACTAATCCCATGGTACCAACTTGGATGAAAGGCACCATCCTCTCGGTTtggtggagttgatcattctccacaccatgctcattatcaatatgtgtaggttcatcaccttgatgtatatatatatatatatatatatatatatatatatatatatatatatatatatatatatatatatatatatatatttaaatttggaatttaacatATGCTTTGTATCGTGTAGGaggaggcctttcttagatggcGCTGATTGTCCAAGTTATGTGGATACATCAGAGAGTGATGGCGATGAACCAGCTAATAATGCagaggtaaccgatgatgaagatagTGAAGGGGATGAAGAAGATACGCATTTTAGTCCCCAGAAGCAACCAGAACCAACTCACCACCACGTACCACCTCCGATGGCGGAAAACCCAATTCCTGACAGCCCAATGCAGTGGCATTCTGACTATATTCCATATCTTGACAGTCTCCAAGGTCGTGaggatgcatttgtcttcacaagagatgatgatcaaagtcgccaaaaaacgTGGATTGAACCAAAAAATCCCATGACTGATGAATGCGTCCTTGCAAAGGGAATGCAGTTCACATCAAAAAAGATGTTGCAACGGGCCGTAATGTATTGTATAAAGGATATGAGGGATTTTAAGGTTGATGACTCAAACAAATCAGTATGGAGGCTGATTTGTAAGCGACATACTCAAGATCGTCGGTAGTTGCTTTGAGGAATTGCTAAGCCTGATGGTCTGTgggaaatcacaaaattccaccctaagcacacttgtgatatgggacaAAGTCGAGCAGATCATTTTAATCTAGatataaacatgattgctcATGTGTTACTTAAACACATTGAGGAAACTCCAAGGTAACTTATCTGACCGTTTACATTATATATCTTATagcaattaaaatatcattgctaaatgttgtttgtttaaacttatgcAGGATGCCTATCAAAACTTGTATTAGCATGGTCCACTCAAAATAtggtaaaatcataagcaagagaaagggatttctcgggCGTAGACGTGCTTTTGAGATGATCTTTGGAACTTGGGAATCCTCTTTTCAGGCGTTGCCGTGGTATATGGCGACTTTAAAACATGATAATCCTGACACTGTTGTACAGTGGCGGCTTTTAGAGGGCAGAATTTTCAACTTCGtcttttgggcattcaaaccaagtattgatggttttgctcactgCCGGAATGTGATATCGATAGATGGGACGCATGTATATGGCCGATATGACATTAAGCTCCTAATTGCAGTAGgtatggatgccaatgggtcaatattccctcttgctttcgcaattgccgccAACGAGAGCAACGAGACATGGGGATGTTCTTGACTCATCTacaaactcatgttattaagggtcGTCAGGGCATATGTGTCCTATCggatcgtcataaaggcatattgcacaatatgcgtACTCTGGAAGGGTGGCAGCCTCCACATGCTTACCATcgatattgtttaaggcacttaAAGGCTAATTTGCAAACAAAGTTTGGAAATGGCAttgtaaacaaattgatgtggggggcTGCGATGCGgtatcaacaaagaaaatgggctgcaaAAATGGAGTTGCTAAGGGAAGTGAGTGAAGAGGcatatgtttggttgatgaaattagaagttgaaaaatggacgcttTATGCTAATGGAGGAAGgagatggggcatgctcacaacgAACAACTCAGAGTCTTTCAATGGACTCCTCAAATCTACTCGAGGACTACCTGTCACCGCAATGGTAAGACTAACTTTCAAGCAGGTCGTGGAGCGATTTGCGGATAGGACAAGGCAGGCCAGAGCTATATTAGCCGACGAGAgaacatggatgccaaagccctacAAAAAGATGGAGCACCATAGAAGAAAGGCAGAGggtcaccaaatgaccgagtatgacgTCGTTCAACGagtgtatgaagttagaacgggTTATTGCGACGGCAAAGGAGGAAACAAACATATCGTTACTGAGCGTACAAAatcatgcacttgtggtaagtggcaaacgtaccacatgccatgttctcatgcaGTCAAGTGCTTTGAGAGAATGGCCAGAAATGTAACTGATTATGTGGCGGAGGAATATAAGGTCGTAAAATACCTTAAAGCATATTCCGGCCACTTCCGTCCCCTTGGTgatcaagcttattggccagCCGCGCCGTTTTCTATGATTGCGAACAAGAACCATATCcgtaaattgggaaaaaacaagctaacccgttatcacaatcaaatggatgttagcgaaaagacttactctcgcaagtgctcgaCATGTAAGCAATTTGGGCATGATAAGCGTTCATGTGGGCAAAACTCCGTGGTGGCAAACATCTGGAAGTAGTAGAGTGTctagaacttgattttttttttttttaggtctattgtaatttaatgatgtatttcgttgctaattgaaagaaatatttttcaattattatgaaTCTCTCATAttggaattatttttaaatattatatttatttttgcacattcaaAAGGTGCGGATTacacaatacaataacaaaataaaaaagacataaaagaacaaaaaaataaaccTAATACAAAGCGgagtaattttttcttttctatcttttttgaaccaaaaaagtACTTTCAAAATAGGATCCAAGGCAGGTATTTTATTaagtaaaacaaaagagatTAATCAAAAATGAagccctataaaatatgacacttaaacctaaatataacaagttttcaaagtTAGTACTTCGAGTATtacactttacaacccctaaaacgacgatccaaatgtatatgtatacttgatgtaatgaatGATGCCTCTCAAAACTCTATAAAATATGATATTATTGTAcaacccctaaaaaaaaattaagttctatataaaatatttatatattaagttctatataaaatatttatattccggtgttttgaaacgtgactaatcttcggtcaaagtacgaaaaaaaccttaattttgagtttgaattccaaagaataaaggttggGGTCGGAGGTTTTTGGTATgggtttcacgcacagattctgtgcgtgaaaggaccaaagtgtaaatgtacactttggccctttcacgcacagaatctgtgcgtgaagcctaatttggtttttttttttttttaatgagttagtttggttccaaattttttttttttttttttttacaaaagtGTCGGGTCCCTTTTGGAGATGCCACCGTCATTTCCTACCCACAAAACCTAAGAGCCCTGTCTCTGTACTTAATGAATAGGTCAACACGAGAGGTGGGACGTTCCcttctacttatatatatctCTCTTCCTTCCCATCTTCAATGCTCTCACCTGTCCCCTAACCATAGCAATCAATGATCATCTCCCTCTCCCCCTTCCTCCCCTCctatattttcattaattgaTCCCTACTCTTATATTAATAATCACCACTAGTTTATCAACACTTGCCCCCTCAAAATTTTTGATCTATCCTTTAATTTCCTCCTATTACTAGACAAAATTATATGACGTGCATGCTTGTATGCTCATAATTTAAgtgtatgtcattatgggtCCTTGTTTGCCTGTGCTTCTAGTACTTTTATTATGTATAACTTGTCCTTTGGTGAGGTGTGGGGAGGATTACTTTCAATCAGAGTGTTTAGAGGTGCCAACATCAGAGTTTGTAGGTTCTGTTAAGTCCACCATTGACACTGTCCGGCAAGTCACTTCCATGGTGTCGAAATTCGCCAGTTTCTTTGGCGATTTTCGACTTTCTAATGCCATTTCTGATTGCCTTGATCTGCTGGAACTCTCAGCAGATGAACTTTCCTGGACTCTCACTGCTTCTCAGAATCCAAAAGGTATCTAATGCTCTACCACTAATTAACATAGTGCATAGTAGCCTGCAGGACCATAACTTTAATTTACTCTTTATTGAATTTTGAGTTACGTACTCTCTTTATCTGTGCTTTTTGAGATAGACCCTTTATCTGCTTTTTAATTTACAATAGATTTTCTTTTTAGAACTGTTTTACACTGTTACTCTTTATTGGTGTATTAAAGAGTTGGAACTGTTACTGTTTTAAAAGTTTAGCGCTTGTGCGTTGGAACCTCCCCATATGAATTTTTAGCTCCAATCCTCTGTATTCTACtctcttttactttttcttaaACAGGACGGTCGTTTTTTCTTAAGTAGTAAGTAGCATTAGTATTTGTCTTTTGGTAACAAATTATTTACCATTTTTACTGGTTAATCAATTTTAGTTTACCATAGAATTTTATTTGCAATTTATTATCATATAATACTtgtacaaatattttttatttaatcgaGTGCATAAAAGTTATACTATCTTTATTCGAAGAGACCACAGTAAAGTGCTTCTTCCATTCCAAAATAGTACTGATATCGTTCCCTTTTACTTGTCCTGTTTGCATTTTGCACTCTATGTTACTAAACTTGTTAATAATTGTACATTGATGATCTAAATTTGACTACTAGCTAGTTCTCCAGTTAGGGCGGTAAATGATTACTAAtgataagggtaaaattgagaGCGAGCCCAAAGCGATCTTCTTCTAGTTGCGGGACGAAATCCGACAGCCACAATTGCTAAGGTGGACCATTAAAAGAGAACATCTAGTTTTAATAGACTTGACCAGAAAAATGGAGTAATTGTTTAGCTagttccaaaaaatattttaccaaATTTTCCCGAAAGACAATGTATATACTTCTCAAATCTTTTTCAGCTTTTATTTTCAAAGAGTAATTGGAGATCTACtgtaatttttatatagttttataaTCTGTTGGGATCAGCTTTATATTCACTTTAATGTCATATCCCATAATCCATGGAATCCAACGATACTCTTATGAAAAGAATGTCGGAGTGGCTTTATCCAACAGTTTGCCGGTGTAATTGTTTAGTCGTTTGGAACTTTTATACAAGGAGGACATACAATAAAGAAATGTCAAATGAATTGAATAATTGTCGAATCGTCTCACTTATTAGTATATTTATTTTCGAACCGTAAACATTACTCTAAATAACATTTTAATAACATTGGTGATATGATTGGACAGGAAAAAACAACAGCACAGGTAATCTAAGTGCAGATTTAAGGAATTATTTAAGCGGAGCATTGATCAATCAAGACACGTGCATAGATGGATTTGAAGGCACAAACGGTCTAGTCAAGAATTTGGTTGCGGGAAGCCTCAACCAAGTCACTTCATTAGTCCGTGATATTCTTTACATGGTCCGCCCCGTCCCTAAGAACACCCCCGGGGCCCACACTGGACGTGGGAACCCGTGGCAGTGGTCCCGGGAAAGAAAACTAACGTCAAGCAATAAAGAAGACAACAACTCATTTCCTTCGTGGTTTAAACAAAAAGATCGAAAGTTGTTGCAAGCAGCAGCACCCACTACGGGAGTAGTAGCGGACGCTGTGGTAGCTCTTGACGGAACTGGTAATTTTACACGTATTAAAGATGCCATAGGAGCAGCACCACAATTAAGTACAAAAAGATTTGTGATTTATATTAAGAAGGGAATTTATAACGAGTATGTGGAGATTAGCAAGAAGAAATGGAACATAATGATGATCGGTGACGGAATTGATGTTACTGTTATTTCTGGGAATAGAAGTTTTATTGATGGATGGACCACTTACAGATCTGCAACCTTTGGTaagttttcattttcatttattGTCTTATCCTAGTTCACCTGGAGAACGTATATATTTCAAACATCACCCCATTTTATTTAATACTGCTACTGTACGCATAAGATTATAAAAATGGAACTCTTTATTCTGCATTTACTTAAAGATGGCCCATATGGTATGTCTGCAAATAGATCAGTCAATTCATGGATTGACTAATTACTAGTACTATAATTCAGTAAGCCCATTATATTCATATCAGTTGGCTGTTTATGGAAAGTTATTTGGTCCTACCAGCCATAGTGATCAGACTGCAAGATGTTCGGATCACAAAAAAGATTCTTTTAAAAAACAgtaaaaagaagaggaaagaaagaaaaaagaaaaagatttacTCCTACTATTTAAGAATTTGTTGTCCAATTCCTGCCTTCTGCATTCCCACCTAGCTAAAGTATAAAAATAAGAGACTTAATTGATATTACTAGCTAGATCTCTATAATTACTTGCatttgattatgatatgacacTATTAGAAACGCGTAGtttttaatgaaattttggaagaaCATCCGTAAGAAATTTGTAAGTTTCTATTAATAGATCAACCTAATGGGCCGTTTTAGCTTGAATGACATCTAAGTGTCGAATTGGCAAATTTACGTTGGCAGCATTCAAGTTTTACTCGGTCAAACATGAAAGTAATCAACACGCACTAGCTATAAGACAAACACAAagttagaaaatgatttgattCATCCCAGGTTACGTACGCTAATTACAATGTCGGTTTTCATGT is a window of Lycium ferocissimum isolate CSIRO_LF1 chromosome 12, AGI_CSIRO_Lferr_CH_V1, whole genome shotgun sequence DNA encoding:
- the LOC132041224 gene encoding pectinesterase/pectinesterase inhibitor PPE8B-like codes for the protein MGPCLPVLLVLLLCITCPLVRCGEDYFQSECLEVPTSEFVGSVKSTIDTVRQVTSMVSKFASFFGDFRLSNAISDCLDLLELSADELSWTLTASQNPKGKNNSTGNLSADLRNYLSGALINQDTCIDGFEGTNGLVKNLVAGSLNQVTSLVRDILYMVRPVPKNTPGAHTGRGNPWQWSRERKLTSSNKEDNNSFPSWFKQKDRKLLQAAAPTTGVVADAVVALDGTGNFTRIKDAIGAAPQLSTKRFVIYIKKGIYNEYVEISKKKWNIMMIGDGIDVTVISGNRSFIDGWTTYRSATFAVKGQGFIARDMTFENTAGPEKHQAVAFRSDSDLSVLFRCAVRGYQDTLYAHSMRQFFRDCTITGTVDFIFGDGTAVFQNCQILARKGLPQQKNTITAQGRKEAAETTGFSIQFSNISGEPDLLASLNSTYTYLGRPWKTYSRTVIMQSYMSNVIRPQGWLEWNGNISLDTLYYAEYQNYGPGAGLGARVNWPGYHLLNDSSQANNFTVSQFILGNSWLPSTGVKYTAGLEV
- the LOC132039080 gene encoding uncharacterized protein LOC132039080, yielding MIAHVLLKHIEETPRMPIKTCISMVHSKYGKIISKRKGFLGRRRAFEMIFGTWESSFQALPWYMATLKHDNPDTVVQWRLLEGRIFNFVFWAFKPSIDGFAHCRNVISIDGTHVYGRYDIKLLIAVGMDANGSIFPLAFAIAANESNETWGCS